One genomic region from Camelus dromedarius isolate mCamDro1 chromosome 17, mCamDro1.pat, whole genome shotgun sequence encodes:
- the RAF1 gene encoding RAF proto-oncogene serine/threonine-protein kinase isoform X2 — translation MMANSRILLRQATLSVFFCQTSKEQCKKARLDWNTDAASLIGEELQVDFLDHVPLTTHNFARKTFLKLAFCDICQKFLLNGFRCQTCGYKFHEHCSTKVPTMCVDWSNIRQLLLFPNSTLGDSGVPALPSLTMRRMRESVSRMPVSSQHRYSTPHAFTFTTSSPSSEGSLSQRQRSTSTPNVHMVSTALPVDSRAIEDAIRSHSESASPSALSSSPNNLSPTGWSQPKTPVPAQRERAPGSGTQEKNKIRPRGQRDSSYYWEIEASEVMLSTRIGSGSFGTVYKGKWHGDVAVKILKVVDPTPEQFQAFRNEVAVLRKTRHVNILLFMGYMTKDNLAIVTQWCEGSSLYKHLHVQETKFQMFQLIDIARQTAQGMDYLHAKNIIHRDMKSNNIFLHEGLTVKIGDFGLATVKSRWSGSQQVEQPTGSILWMAPEVIRMQDNNPFSFQSDVYSYGIVLYELMTGELPYSHINNRDQIIFMVGRGYASPDLSKLYKNCPKAMKRLVADCVKKVKEERPLFPQILSSIELLQHSLPKINRSASEPSLHRAAHTEDINACTLTTSSRLPVF, via the exons TAAAAAAGCACGTTTAGATTGGAATACTGATGCTGCCTCGCTGATTGGAGAGGAACTTCAAGTAGATTTCCTGGATCATGTTCCCCTCACAACACACAACTTT GCTCGGAAGACCTTCCTGAAGCTTGCCTTCTGTGATATCTGTCAGAAGTTCCTGCTCAATGGATTTCGATGTCAGACTTGTGGCTACAAATTTCATGAGCACTGTAGCACcaaagtacctactatgtgtgtGGACTGGAGTAACATCAGGCAACTCTT attgtttccaaattCAACTCTCGGTGACAGTGGGGTCCCAGCACTGCCCTCCTTGACGATGCGTCGGATGCGAGAGTCTGTTTCCCGGATGCCTGTTAG TTCCCAGCACAGATATTCCACACCCCACGCTTTCACATTcaccacctccagcccctcttctgAAGGTTCCCTCTCCCAGAGGCAGAGGTCGACGTCTACGCCTAACGTCCACATGGTCAGCACCGCCCTGCCTGTGGACAGCAGGGCGATCGAG gatgcAATTCGAAGCCACAGTGAATCAG CCTCACCTTCAGCCTTGTCCAGCAGCCCCAACAATCTGAGCCCAACAGGCTGGTCACAGCCCAAAACCCCTGTGCCGGCACAGAGAGAGCGGGCACCAGGATCCGGGacccaggagaaaaacaaaatt AGGCCTCGTGGACAGAGAGATTCAAGCTATTACTGGGAAATAGAAGCCAGTGAAGTGATGCTCTCCACTCGGATTGGGTCAGGCTCCTTTGGAACTGTTTATAAGGGCAAGTGGCATG GAGATGTTGCAGTAAAGATCCTCAAGGTTGTGGACCCCACCCCAGAGCAGTTCCAGGCCTTCAGGAATGAGGTGGCTGTCCTTCG CAAAACACGGCACGTGAACATCCTGCTCTTCATGGGCTACATGACAAAGGACAACCTGGCCATTGTGACCCAGTGGTGCGAGGGCAGCAGCCTCTACAAACACCTGCATGTGCAGGAGACCAAGTTCCAGATGTTCCAGTTGATTGACATCGCCCGGCAGACGGCTCAGGGAATGGA CTATTTGCATGCAAAGAACATCATCCACAGAGACATGAAATCCAACA ATATATTTCTCCATGAAGGCCTGACGGTGAAAATTGGAGATTTCGGTTTGGCAACAGTCAAGTCACGCTGGAGTGGTTCTCAGCAGGTTGAACAACCCACTGGCTCCATCCTGTGGATG GCCCCAGAGGTGATCCGAATGCAGGATAATAACCCGTTCAGCTTCCAGTCTGACGTCTACTCCTACGGCATCGTGCTGTACGAGCTCATGACCGGCGAGCTCCCTTACTCCCACATCAACAACCGCGACCAG ATCATCTTCATGGTGGGCCGAGGGTACGCCTCCCCCGACCTCAGCAAGCTGTACAAGAACTGCCCCAAAGCGATGAAGAGGCTGGTGGCCGACTGTGTGAAGAAAGTCAAGGAGGAGAGGCCTCTGTTTCCCCAG ATCCTGTCTTCCATCGAACTGCTGCAGCACTCTCTGCCGAAAATCAACCGGAGCGCTTCTGAGCCATCCCTGCACCGGGCGGCCCACACCGAGGACATCAACGCCTGCACGCTGACCACGTCCTCTAGGCTGCCCGTCTTCTAG